In Equus quagga isolate Etosha38 chromosome 14, UCLA_HA_Equagga_1.0, whole genome shotgun sequence, one DNA window encodes the following:
- the LOC124225842 gene encoding protein tyrosine phosphatase type IVA 1-like has product MAPMNCLAPVEVTYRNMRFLITRNPTSATLNRFIEELKEYGVTTIVRVCEATYDTAVVEKEGIQVLDWPFDDGSSPSNQIVDDWLSLVKSKFREEPGCCIAVHCVTGLGRTPVLVALALIEGGMKNEDAVQFIRQKRRGAFNSKQLLYLEKYRSKMRLRFKDSWGHRNTCCVQ; this is encoded by the coding sequence atgGCTCCAATGAACTGCCTAGCCCCTGTGGAAGTCACATACAGGAACATGAGATTTCTTATTACACGCAATCCAACCAGTGCAACCTTAAACAGATTTATAGAGGAACTTAAGGAATATGGAGTTACCACAATAGTAAGAGTATGTGAAGCAACTTATGACACTGCTGTCGTGGAGAAAGAAGGCATCCAGGTTCTGGATTGGCCTTTTGATGACGGCTCATCGCCCTCTAACCAGATTGTTGATGACTGGTTAAGTCTTGTAAAGAGTAAATTTCGTGAAGAACCTGGTTGTTGCATTGCCGTTCACTGTGTTACAGGTCTTGGGAGAACTCCAGTGCTTGTTGCCCTAGCATTAATTGAAGGTGGGATGAAAAATGAAGATGCAGTACAGTTTATAAGACAAAAGCGGCGGGGAGCTTTTAACAGCAAGCAACTTTTGTATTTGGAGAAATACCGTTCTAAAATGCGGCTGCGCTTCAAAGACTCCTGGGGTCATAGAAACACCTGTTGCGTTCAATAA